The Streptomyces sp. NBC_01591 genome window below encodes:
- a CDS encoding class I SAM-dependent methyltransferase, which translates to MVEHDALSATREAYDAAAHTYVQLFRDSLRDSPLDRAILGAFAEVVRASGDGQVADLGCGPGHITAYLDELGLAAFGVDASPTMIKLAREAYPGLRFDVGSMAALNIADGALGGVLSRWSIIHTPPQELPVILAEFHRVLAPGGHLLVGFSASEDPSHPTQVFDHAVTPAYRWSPDHLAAMLRKAGLAEVARMVREPQPTDRRQFQEIQLLARKA; encoded by the coding sequence ATGGTCGAACACGATGCCCTCAGCGCCACCCGCGAGGCCTACGACGCTGCTGCCCACACCTATGTGCAGCTGTTCCGCGACTCGCTGCGTGACAGTCCCCTGGACCGTGCGATCTTGGGTGCTTTCGCCGAGGTCGTGCGTGCGAGTGGGGACGGTCAGGTCGCGGACCTGGGGTGTGGGCCTGGCCATATCACCGCTTATCTGGATGAGCTGGGGCTGGCGGCGTTTGGTGTTGATGCCTCTCCTACGATGATCAAGTTGGCTCGGGAGGCCTATCCGGGGCTGCGGTTCGACGTGGGCTCGATGGCCGCGTTGAACATCGCTGACGGCGCGCTGGGCGGCGTACTCTCGCGTTGGTCCATCATCCACACTCCGCCGCAGGAACTCCCTGTCATCCTGGCGGAGTTCCATCGTGTGCTGGCACCTGGCGGACACCTTCTGGTCGGCTTTTCGGCAAGCGAAGATCCGTCTCACCCGACGCAGGTCTTCGATCACGCAGTCACGCCGGCCTATCGGTGGTCGCCTGATCACCTCGCCGCGATGCTACGCAAGGCCGGGTTGGCCGAGGTAGCCCGGATGGTTCGCGAGCCTCAGCCCACCGACCGACGGCAGTTCCAGGAGATTCAACTGCTCGCCCGCAAAGCCTAG
- a CDS encoding DUF6009 family protein codes for MSSLLNESDLRHESAVVWLENPDNLDYVRQALDKTARRRGKPRYERDGRMVGYTELDAHAEADPDSGLQLRRVFFLLPHDRDANPDGPYHEGAPGEAVDPRTIEPRRVGDKTPRSQRGPAAAIAAPST; via the coding sequence ATGAGCTCGCTGCTGAACGAGAGCGACCTCCGCCACGAGAGCGCCGTGGTGTGGCTGGAGAATCCGGACAACCTTGACTACGTACGCCAGGCGCTCGACAAGACCGCCCGCCGCCGCGGTAAGCCCCGCTACGAACGGGACGGACGTATGGTCGGCTACACCGAACTCGACGCCCACGCCGAAGCCGACCCCGACAGCGGCCTCCAGCTCCGGCGCGTCTTCTTCCTCCTCCCACACGACCGTGACGCCAACCCCGACGGGCCCTACCACGAAGGCGCCCCGGGCGAAGCCGTCGATCCCCGCACCATCGAACCCAGGCGCGTGGGCGACAAAACCCCCCGCTCCCAACGCGGCCCCGCCGCAGCGATAGCAGCCCCCAGCACCTGA
- a CDS encoding DNA primase family protein, with amino-acid sequence MSSADSPRFDATAAAQQMLDLEVQEEHPSLPAQQRAATAAVHEPPTYSGRLPGLLTDRGNAKLFAVMFGDQFRHVEGLGWYHWNQYRWKRTGGEKAAVWAAGDLAEQMPATDPTGQFTDRELASHRRRSMSTPGIKAMLTQAKASPALALDPDVLDGDPYALCTPAGVVDLHTGNLHKPDPEADMHSRATSVAPETMPTPRWHRFLHDTFGDDAKGEETIHFLHLLLGYSVTGDVGAQVLPFLYGTGANGKSVLLDVMTQILGDYAQAAPPGFLMEKGKFSEHSTELTELHGRRIVVCSELKPNDKFDESRVKLLTGGDRIMARRMRQDYFSFNPTHKLWLLGNHRPEVGTGGHAFWRRIRLIPFERVVPAARKIDNLAKELVQSEGPGILQWLIEGAQLYLDTRDPLAGPATVRSATEAYATTEDHIGRFLAECCTTDNGDRASDRAPGDLRVEQGLLYATYSSWCSAGEGIRPATARAFATRVRQELSLASPADMMKSSGKKYYPGLGLLTDDDPQAGHA; translated from the coding sequence ATGAGCAGCGCCGACAGCCCACGCTTCGACGCCACTGCCGCAGCGCAGCAGATGCTCGATCTCGAAGTCCAGGAGGAACACCCCAGCCTGCCCGCCCAACAGAGGGCCGCCACCGCGGCCGTCCACGAGCCACCAACGTATTCGGGCCGGCTCCCTGGGCTGCTCACAGACCGCGGCAACGCCAAGCTGTTCGCGGTGATGTTCGGCGACCAGTTCCGCCACGTCGAAGGCCTCGGCTGGTACCACTGGAACCAGTACCGCTGGAAGCGCACGGGAGGCGAGAAGGCCGCAGTATGGGCGGCGGGCGATCTGGCCGAGCAGATGCCCGCCACCGACCCGACCGGCCAGTTCACCGACCGCGAACTCGCTTCCCACCGCCGGCGCTCCATGTCGACCCCGGGTATCAAAGCCATGCTCACCCAGGCCAAAGCCTCTCCGGCACTCGCCCTGGACCCCGACGTCCTGGACGGTGACCCCTACGCCCTGTGCACCCCAGCCGGCGTCGTCGACCTCCATACCGGCAACCTCCACAAGCCCGACCCCGAAGCCGACATGCACTCCCGGGCCACCAGCGTCGCCCCCGAGACGATGCCCACCCCTCGCTGGCACCGCTTCCTCCACGACACCTTCGGCGACGACGCCAAGGGCGAGGAGACCATCCACTTCCTCCACCTGCTCCTCGGCTACTCCGTCACCGGCGACGTCGGCGCCCAGGTCCTGCCCTTCCTTTACGGCACCGGCGCCAACGGCAAGTCCGTGCTGCTCGACGTCATGACCCAGATCCTCGGCGACTACGCCCAGGCCGCCCCGCCCGGCTTCCTCATGGAGAAGGGCAAGTTTTCCGAGCACTCCACCGAACTCACCGAACTCCACGGCCGTCGCATCGTCGTCTGCTCCGAACTGAAACCCAACGACAAGTTCGACGAATCCCGGGTCAAGCTCTTGACCGGCGGCGACCGCATCATGGCCCGCCGCATGCGCCAGGACTACTTCAGCTTCAACCCCACCCACAAACTCTGGCTGCTCGGCAACCACCGTCCTGAAGTCGGCACCGGCGGCCACGCCTTCTGGCGCCGGATCCGCCTGATCCCCTTCGAACGCGTCGTTCCCGCCGCTCGCAAGATCGACAACCTGGCCAAGGAACTCGTCCAGAGCGAAGGCCCCGGCATTCTGCAGTGGCTCATCGAAGGCGCCCAGCTCTACCTCGACACCCGCGACCCTCTCGCCGGACCCGCAACCGTCCGCAGCGCCACCGAGGCCTACGCCACCACTGAAGACCACATCGGCCGCTTCCTCGCCGAATGCTGCACCACCGACAACGGCGACCGCGCCAGCGATCGTGCCCCGGGCGACCTCCGCGTTGAACAAGGCCTGCTGTACGCCACGTACAGCAGCTGGTGCAGCGCCGGTGAAGGCATCCGTCCCGCCACCGCCCGCGCCTTCGCCACCCGCGTGCGTCAGGAACTCTCCCTCGCCTCACCCGCCGACATGATGAAGTCCAGCGGTAAGAAGTACTACCCCGGCCTCGGACTTCTCACCGACGACGACCCCCAGGCCGGCCATGCCTGA
- a CDS encoding bifunctional DNA primase/polymerase, translated as MPRQSETSGPRSTGTASPYDVARWCAGNGWPVHPLAPGRKTPAANCPACRDEPHSPQDCPCHPAGRWCHSFHAATTNPALLDAWWGRHPTLGVGVSCGVAGLVVLDIDAHSAEVPDRNRLLPGIPIHESVNLAGLASGFDTLALLAALRRRQSPADDDSTLRVRTPSGGLHVWYRTPPEGPRYRSSVGSSPKAALAWQVDVRSTGGYIVTPATRTSAGTYSPVGAARFPAVLPDWLATELQRTGHPVDHRPAQVPSPRPGPLRPARQRAHQLLEPLLDQVKDCALAPEGTAFTEKLNRAAYTAGGLIASGHLTDSQARDLLTAAADAARPHRSRHSLAVITSALSAGASRPLHFKGRP; from the coding sequence GTGCCGCGTCAAAGTGAGACGAGCGGTCCCCGCTCCACGGGAACCGCCAGTCCCTACGACGTTGCCCGCTGGTGTGCCGGAAACGGCTGGCCCGTCCACCCGCTGGCCCCGGGCCGCAAGACCCCGGCCGCCAACTGCCCGGCGTGCCGCGACGAGCCCCACAGCCCTCAGGACTGCCCCTGCCACCCCGCAGGCCGGTGGTGCCACAGCTTCCACGCAGCAACCACGAACCCCGCTCTCCTGGACGCCTGGTGGGGCAGGCACCCCACGCTCGGAGTCGGAGTCTCCTGCGGGGTGGCAGGTCTTGTCGTCCTCGACATCGATGCTCATAGCGCCGAAGTCCCCGACCGGAACCGGCTCCTGCCCGGCATCCCGATCCACGAGAGCGTCAACCTGGCAGGCCTTGCTTCTGGGTTCGACACCCTCGCCCTCCTGGCCGCCCTCCGCAGGAGGCAAAGCCCCGCAGACGACGATTCCACCCTGCGCGTGCGAACCCCGTCGGGCGGACTGCACGTCTGGTACCGGACACCCCCTGAAGGCCCGCGCTACCGCTCCTCGGTGGGCTCCAGCCCCAAGGCGGCCCTCGCCTGGCAGGTCGATGTCCGGTCCACCGGCGGCTACATCGTGACCCCTGCTACCCGCACTTCCGCCGGCACGTACAGCCCGGTCGGCGCAGCCCGGTTCCCCGCCGTCCTGCCCGACTGGCTCGCCACCGAACTCCAGCGCACAGGCCACCCGGTCGACCACCGGCCCGCCCAAGTTCCGTCACCACGCCCCGGCCCCCTGCGCCCAGCACGTCAGCGCGCCCACCAGCTCCTGGAACCGCTGCTCGACCAGGTGAAGGACTGCGCTTTGGCCCCTGAGGGCACCGCTTTTACCGAGAAACTCAACCGAGCCGCCTACACCGCCGGCGGCCTGATCGCCTCCGGCCACCTCACCGACAGCCAAGCACGCGACCTGCTGACCGCGGCCGCCGACGCTGCTCGGCCGCATCGCAGCCGTCACAGCCTCGCCGTCATCACCTCTGCCCTGTCCGCCGGCGCAAGCCGGCCGCTCCATTTCAAAGGACGCCCATGA
- a CDS encoding amidase, with the protein MQDTLWKMSAAAQAEAVRSAEVSAVELVDSHLDRIAEVNPRVNAVTQLLAGRAREAAAEMDRRRAAGETLGPLAGVPFTVKESTAIEGVPTTFGTERFRDLVASADAPPVARLRAAGAIPIGHSNIPTLILAGVHTRSELFGDTVNPWDSSRTPGGSSGGDAVAVATGMAALGLGNDSGGSVRIPAQFCGVAGLKPSTGRFPADHRILGPDDPGPASQNLVTDGPLARSVGDLRLAYEVLAGTDPRDPRAVPVPAYGEPLAGPVKVAVVVDPGGYGVHPTVRRAIATAADVLRDAGYDIREVADVPRMDEALEAYGRITVTEFAPNWPMVRKLLGKGGDRYIGMAMEQTPPASADELMKLMGTWMSIRRSWAEFLDEYPLLLGPVFTEPPVEPGLESRDRAGRDRVGSGMRLCTVTSFVGVPGVAVPTGTVDRLPSGVQIVGRAFREDLCLGAAQAIEDRLGVFTPVDPRV; encoded by the coding sequence ATGCAGGACACCCTGTGGAAGATGTCGGCCGCCGCGCAGGCGGAGGCCGTACGCAGCGCAGAAGTCTCAGCTGTCGAACTGGTCGACAGTCACCTGGATCGCATCGCCGAGGTCAACCCACGGGTGAACGCGGTCACGCAGCTCCTGGCCGGGCGCGCACGTGAGGCCGCGGCAGAGATGGACCGTCGGCGGGCCGCCGGCGAAACGCTGGGACCGCTCGCGGGCGTGCCCTTCACGGTAAAGGAGAGCACTGCCATCGAAGGCGTGCCGACCACGTTCGGCACGGAACGCTTCCGTGATCTGGTGGCGTCGGCCGACGCGCCCCCGGTGGCCCGGCTACGCGCGGCCGGGGCCATCCCCATTGGGCACAGCAACATCCCCACCCTGATCCTGGCGGGGGTGCACACGCGCAGCGAACTGTTCGGCGACACGGTCAACCCGTGGGACAGCAGCCGGACCCCGGGCGGCAGCAGCGGTGGCGACGCCGTGGCCGTCGCCACGGGCATGGCGGCACTCGGGCTCGGCAACGACTCCGGCGGATCAGTGCGCATCCCGGCCCAGTTCTGCGGCGTGGCCGGGCTGAAGCCGTCCACGGGCCGGTTCCCCGCCGACCACCGTATTCTCGGCCCGGACGACCCCGGCCCGGCGTCCCAGAACCTGGTCACCGACGGCCCGCTGGCCCGGAGCGTGGGCGATCTTCGGCTTGCCTACGAGGTGCTGGCCGGGACCGACCCGCGAGACCCACGGGCCGTGCCGGTGCCCGCCTACGGCGAACCGCTCGCCGGGCCGGTAAAGGTCGCGGTCGTGGTGGACCCTGGCGGGTACGGCGTCCACCCCACAGTCCGCAGAGCCATCGCGACCGCGGCCGACGTGCTTCGCGATGCCGGATACGACATTCGCGAAGTAGCAGACGTACCGCGGATGGACGAGGCCCTCGAAGCGTACGGCCGGATCACCGTGACCGAATTCGCCCCGAACTGGCCGATGGTGCGCAAACTGCTCGGTAAGGGCGGAGATCGCTATATCGGGATGGCTATGGAGCAGACCCCGCCCGCAAGCGCGGACGAGCTCATGAAACTGATGGGTACCTGGATGAGCATCCGCCGCTCATGGGCCGAATTCCTCGACGAGTACCCGCTGTTGCTCGGCCCGGTCTTCACCGAGCCCCCGGTCGAGCCGGGACTGGAGTCACGTGACAGGGCAGGCAGGGACCGGGTCGGGTCGGGAATGCGCCTGTGCACCGTGACCAGCTTCGTGGGCGTACCCGGTGTGGCCGTCCCGACCGGGACGGTCGACAGGCTCCCCTCCGGGGTGCAGATCGTCGGACGTGCGTTCCGGGAGGACCTGTGCCTGGGCGCGGCTCAGGCGATCGAGGACCGACTCGGAGTTTTCACACCGGTCGACCCGCGAGTGTGA
- a CDS encoding TetR/AcrR family transcriptional regulator, translating into MPRQVDHVSRRRLIAEAVCHLADERGLEGVTLRDVAARAQVSMGAVQRCFRTKEEMLVFALGHISEQVNERVRARLVRSPAQSAGTALGHAAAEVSLLREEHRAEARVWLAFVAQAAVSEALAKTLKANYATLQEAFTHLITEAGKDADCSVPIDPQFEARTLLALADGLTTHVLIGHLTPQEAHNVLHAHLAGLWEQRVRAPHAAG; encoded by the coding sequence ATGCCCAGGCAGGTGGATCATGTGAGTCGACGCCGCCTCATCGCCGAGGCCGTGTGCCACCTCGCCGACGAACGCGGGCTGGAGGGTGTGACCCTTCGCGATGTCGCCGCCCGCGCGCAGGTGTCGATGGGCGCGGTTCAGCGGTGCTTCCGTACCAAGGAAGAGATGCTCGTGTTCGCTCTCGGGCACATCAGCGAGCAGGTCAACGAGCGCGTACGGGCCCGCCTCGTCAGGAGCCCGGCCCAGTCGGCAGGCACCGCCCTGGGCCACGCGGCCGCCGAAGTCTCACTGCTCCGGGAAGAGCACCGAGCCGAGGCCAGGGTCTGGCTCGCATTCGTCGCACAGGCGGCTGTCAGCGAGGCGCTCGCAAAGACGCTCAAGGCGAACTACGCAACCCTGCAAGAGGCGTTCACCCACCTCATCACGGAAGCCGGGAAGGACGCCGACTGCTCCGTGCCCATCGATCCGCAGTTCGAGGCCCGAACCCTCCTCGCCCTTGCGGACGGCCTCACCACGCACGTCCTCATCGGCCATCTCACGCCGCAAGAGGCACACAACGTCCTCCACGCGCACCTGGCCGGTCTCTGGGAGCAACGGGTCCGGGCTCCTCACGCCGCTGGTTGA
- a CDS encoding alpha/beta hydrolase, whose protein sequence is MNTSMRVNPNPNTRRRVVSVLLALSASAATLVVPGAAAAQESSGPTATVPPIRWGACPKAEPPYPDPSPKAQCATVKVPLDWSKPKGPEIGLFVARYRATDPARRIGVLMSNPGGPGAGGADDALYADDPIGGYAPAMLQRFDMIGFDPRGIGRSQNAGCDEAILDSIPARPRSAAEFERLRTLNGRLADSCLKQTGPLAAHMDGESVARDMDSIRAALGERRISFLGHSYGTFLGERYARLFPGNLRALALDSAMDPDRPNAERYLTDGSVTIDNTLKRLAAWCEKDMACALKGKDLTAVTDKLFARADAGTLRDPGPNGPTRTKVDADQLSDFLTFALGKGSQEETARQLAALHTGKGEVYWTPTGTDPVSRLVLCRDYDFRIRDYAQYQAIRKRVAKAAPHVRYNAQALDVILGCQGWTMPPKPRPALVKGDLPPVLLANATHDLATPLPGAQRMARSFPQASLFTMDVVGHWLYRRGGTEKAMRVIDTYLTSPKG, encoded by the coding sequence ATGAACACGAGCATGCGTGTGAACCCGAACCCGAACACAAGACGGCGGGTTGTCTCCGTACTCCTGGCCCTGTCCGCCTCCGCCGCCACCCTGGTTGTCCCCGGTGCGGCGGCCGCCCAGGAGTCGTCCGGCCCCACCGCCACTGTCCCACCGATCCGTTGGGGCGCCTGTCCCAAGGCCGAGCCGCCCTACCCCGACCCCAGCCCGAAGGCGCAGTGCGCGACGGTCAAGGTGCCGCTGGACTGGTCGAAGCCGAAGGGCCCGGAGATCGGCCTCTTCGTCGCCCGCTACCGGGCCACCGACCCCGCGCGGCGGATCGGCGTCCTGATGTCGAACCCGGGCGGCCCAGGGGCAGGCGGGGCCGATGATGCGTTGTACGCGGACGACCCCATCGGGGGCTATGCCCCTGCCATGCTCCAGCGCTTCGACATGATCGGCTTCGACCCGCGCGGCATCGGCCGCAGCCAGAACGCCGGCTGCGACGAGGCCATCCTCGACTCGATCCCGGCCCGCCCCCGCAGCGCGGCCGAGTTCGAGCGACTGCGTACCCTGAACGGCCGACTGGCGGACAGCTGCCTGAAACAGACGGGCCCTCTCGCCGCCCATATGGACGGCGAGAGCGTGGCCCGCGACATGGACTCGATCCGTGCCGCCCTCGGCGAACGCAGGATCAGCTTCCTCGGCCACTCCTACGGCACGTTCCTCGGCGAACGCTACGCGCGGCTGTTCCCGGGCAACCTCCGCGCGCTGGCCCTCGACAGCGCGATGGACCCGGACCGGCCGAACGCCGAGCGCTACCTCACCGACGGCAGCGTCACCATCGACAACACCCTGAAGCGGCTCGCGGCCTGGTGCGAGAAGGACATGGCCTGCGCGCTCAAGGGCAAGGACCTGACGGCCGTCACGGACAAGCTGTTCGCCCGTGCCGACGCCGGCACACTGCGAGACCCGGGCCCGAACGGACCGACGCGGACCAAGGTCGACGCCGACCAGCTGTCCGACTTCCTCACCTTCGCGCTCGGCAAGGGGAGCCAGGAGGAGACGGCACGGCAACTGGCCGCCCTGCACACAGGAAAGGGCGAGGTCTACTGGACCCCCACCGGCACCGATCCGGTCTCGCGGCTCGTCCTGTGCCGGGACTACGACTTCCGGATCCGCGACTACGCCCAGTACCAGGCCATCCGCAAGAGGGTCGCGAAGGCCGCCCCGCACGTGCGCTACAACGCCCAGGCCCTGGACGTCATCCTCGGCTGCCAGGGCTGGACCATGCCGCCAAAGCCCCGCCCCGCCCTGGTGAAGGGCGACCTCCCGCCCGTCCTCTTGGCCAACGCCACGCATGACCTGGCAACCCCCCTGCCGGGCGCACAGCGCATGGCCCGCTCCTTCCCGCAGGCGTCCCTGTTCACGATGGACGTAGTGGGCCACTGGCTCTACCGCCGAGGCGGGACGGAGAAGGCAATGCGAGTGATCGATACATACCTCACCAGCCCGAAGGGCTGA
- a CDS encoding ParA family protein, with amino-acid sequence MTTPDTRGDREKVVSKLPSWLRQELKVRAVQHGIDMQDAVEAGITTWRGLGSNLSPIDTSGAESFATFLPSQLWTGFRSDCKRRGVSLIQGLAQSVRVWLDSHPAPAVKRPDIVRRVVICNQKGGVGKTAVTAGTGEALAEDPTALVPVRVSKHFAALLEEDEEAANDPLALEDLPGLGQRVLLVDFDPQGHLTKQLGHAPLPMDGDSLTNHMAGDGKSSLSDLIVSIDEDRFGGRLHLLPACTDAFLLDVRLASVRARESALERALAAVEPDYDVILIDCPPSLGLSMDAATYYGRRRPQEVPGNSGVLIVVQAEDSSADAYELLTSQIEDMRNDLALDVDYLGLVVNHYDARRGYIATSSLQSWMAIKDPRVVGVIGDLKEQKEAVRAKRPLLAYAPRCEQSVALRALAREISK; translated from the coding sequence ATGACGACACCCGACACAAGGGGCGACCGAGAGAAGGTCGTCTCGAAGCTGCCCTCCTGGCTCCGCCAGGAACTCAAGGTCCGCGCCGTTCAACACGGCATCGACATGCAGGACGCCGTCGAAGCCGGCATCACGACATGGCGCGGTCTCGGTTCCAACCTCTCCCCCATCGACACTTCTGGGGCGGAGTCCTTTGCTACGTTCCTGCCCTCCCAGCTGTGGACCGGATTCCGCTCGGACTGCAAGCGCCGCGGGGTTTCCCTCATCCAGGGCCTGGCCCAGTCCGTACGGGTCTGGCTGGACAGCCATCCCGCTCCCGCGGTGAAGCGCCCCGACATCGTCCGACGCGTCGTCATCTGCAATCAGAAGGGCGGGGTCGGCAAGACCGCCGTCACCGCCGGAACCGGCGAAGCTCTCGCGGAAGACCCCACCGCCCTGGTGCCGGTCCGTGTCTCCAAGCACTTCGCCGCACTCCTCGAAGAGGACGAGGAGGCTGCCAATGATCCGCTCGCTCTGGAGGATCTGCCGGGGCTCGGACAGCGCGTCCTGCTCGTCGACTTCGACCCTCAGGGGCATCTCACCAAACAGCTTGGCCATGCTCCCCTGCCGATGGACGGGGACTCCCTCACCAATCACATGGCCGGTGACGGCAAGAGTTCGCTGAGCGATCTCATCGTGTCGATCGACGAGGACCGGTTCGGTGGGCGTCTGCATCTGCTGCCCGCGTGCACCGACGCCTTTCTTCTCGACGTACGTCTCGCATCCGTCCGTGCCCGCGAGTCCGCTCTTGAGCGAGCCCTTGCTGCGGTCGAGCCCGACTACGACGTCATCCTGATCGACTGCCCGCCCAGCCTCGGGCTCAGCATGGACGCCGCCACCTACTACGGGCGCCGCCGTCCGCAGGAAGTGCCGGGCAACTCCGGCGTTCTCATCGTTGTCCAAGCCGAGGACAGCAGTGCCGACGCCTACGAACTGCTCACCTCCCAGATCGAGGACATGCGCAATGACCTTGCTCTCGACGTCGACTACCTCGGCCTGGTCGTCAACCACTACGACGCTCGCCGCGGCTACATCGCCACATCCTCGCTCCAGTCCTGGATGGCCATAAAGGATCCGCGTGTCGTAGGCGTCATCGGAGATCTCAAGGAGCAGAAGGAAGCCGTCCGCGCCAAGCGACCGCTGCTTGCCTACGCACCCCGCTGCGAACAGTCCGTCGCCCTCCGCGCCCTCGCCCGGGAGATCAGCAAGTGA
- a CDS encoding ParB/RepB/Spo0J family partition protein — MSKAKNLGAGASFAQARPISARRAAIGAATGVPTAGVPDPTELALNLISQNPDNPREELRDLQGLAESIAEIGLVNAVTVASIEAYLAERPHRAADLDEGTRYIVVDGHRRLAAARLAGAATIRVSVDNALVSTDQALLEAAFVANVHRDDMNPLEQAQALRTLVDFYGSQTKAAKRLGIAQSTISSKLSVLDLDPQLQADLVEGRRKIEHVRNLSKLPPDEQRQQADARAAAGDQRRSAVRELSRRDSPAGEGVAEIEAGADASDGPDAPGSSGEQRTGASRRDNPGERQAGLSRRDNSEEQQAELSRRDNSGERQAGLSRRDSPGEGQAELSRRDSPGAPESVSPTHEEVPGQRSEHAERQVAPTQLAPGESGIVALGKVTKMPWHDGHQVADLVLRKMDEAQRKILVDRILAEDTNSVR, encoded by the coding sequence GTGAGTAAGGCCAAGAACCTCGGAGCCGGTGCCTCCTTCGCACAGGCCCGACCCATCAGCGCCCGCCGGGCCGCGATCGGTGCTGCTACGGGAGTACCAACGGCCGGCGTACCCGACCCGACCGAGCTCGCTCTGAACCTCATCAGCCAGAATCCCGACAACCCCCGCGAGGAGCTCCGCGATCTCCAGGGGCTGGCGGAGAGCATTGCGGAGATCGGCCTCGTCAACGCTGTCACGGTGGCCTCCATCGAGGCCTATCTGGCAGAGCGGCCGCACCGTGCGGCTGACCTCGACGAGGGCACCCGGTACATCGTTGTCGACGGCCACCGCCGCCTTGCCGCAGCACGTCTCGCCGGAGCCGCAACGATTCGCGTCAGCGTCGACAACGCCCTGGTCTCCACCGACCAGGCGCTTCTCGAAGCGGCCTTCGTCGCCAACGTCCACCGTGACGACATGAATCCCCTGGAGCAGGCCCAGGCGCTTCGCACGCTGGTCGACTTCTATGGCTCTCAGACCAAGGCCGCCAAGAGGCTCGGCATTGCCCAGTCGACCATCTCGTCAAAGCTCTCCGTTCTGGACCTCGATCCTCAACTGCAGGCGGACCTGGTGGAGGGGCGCCGCAAGATCGAGCACGTACGGAATCTCTCCAAGCTGCCGCCCGACGAGCAGCGTCAGCAGGCGGACGCGCGGGCCGCCGCGGGTGATCAGAGGCGTTCGGCGGTGCGTGAACTATCACGGCGTGATAGCCCGGCGGGCGAGGGAGTGGCGGAGATCGAGGCCGGCGCCGACGCTTCCGATGGCCCGGATGCTCCGGGCAGCTCGGGGGAGCAGCGCACGGGGGCATCACGGCGTGATAATCCGGGGGAGCGGCAGGCTGGGCTATCACGGCGTGATAACTCGGAGGAGCAGCAGGCAGAACTATCACGGCGTGATAACTCGGGGGAGCGGCAGGCTGGGCTATCACGCCGTGATAGCCCAGGGGAGGGCCAAGCCGAGCTATCACGGCGTGATAGCCCCGGGGCTCCGGAATCGGTATCGCCTACGCACGAGGAAGTGCCCGGGCAGCGGTCGGAGCACGCCGAGCGTCAGGTGGCACCGACACAGCTTGCCCCGGGGGAGTCGGGCATCGTCGCCCTCGGGAAAGTCACCAAGATGCCCTGGCACGACGGCCATCAGGTTGCCGATCTCGTGCTGAGGAAGATGGACGAAGCGCAGCGAAAGATCCTCGTCGACAGGATCCTCGCCGAGGACACCAACTCGGTTCGGTGA